Genomic window (Streptomyces sp. SLBN-31):
GCGGCTTCCGCTACCGGGACCAGGACGGCCGGCCCCTCACGGACCCCCGGCACCTCGACCGCATCCGCGCCCTGGTCATCCCGCCCGCCTGGCGGGACGTGTGGATCTGCCCCTGGCCCAACGGGCACCTCCAGGCCGTCGGCACCGACGACGCCGGCCGCCGCCAGTACCTGTACCACGAGCTCTTCCGCGCCCAGCAGGAGCAGGCCAAGCACGAACACGTCCGGGAGGTGGCGCGTGCCCTGCCCGAGCTGCGGGCCAAGGTCGCCGCCCACCTCGCCGGACGCGGACTGTCCCGGCCGCGCGTCACTGCCTGCGCCGTGCGCTTGCTGGACCTCGGCTTCTTCCGCATCGGCAGCGACCGGCACACCCGCCAGAGCGAGACCTACGGTCTGACGACGATGCTGCGCGAGCACGTGACCTGCCGCCGCGACGAGATCGCGTTCAGCTTCCCGGCGAAGGGCGGCACGGAGATCGTCCGGGCGCTCGTCGACGAGGAGGCCCACACCGCCGTACGCGCCCTGCTGCGCCGTCGGCGCGGCGGGGACCGGCTGCTGGTGTACTGGGAGCGCGGAGCCTGGCACGACCTGCACGGCGCCGACCTCAACGAGACCATGCGCAGGCTGTCCGGGACGGAGATCACCGCCAAGGACTTCCGGACCTGGCACGCAACGGTCCTCGCCGCCGTCGCTCTCGCCGTCGGGACGGGGGAGGCCCGCGCCACCCCCACGGCCCGGCGCCGGCAGGTCGCCCGCGCCGTCCGCGAGGTGAGC
Coding sequences:
- a CDS encoding DNA topoisomerase IB gives rise to the protein MRLRTSSCERPGFSRVRWGRGFRYRDQDGRPLTDPRHLDRIRALVIPPAWRDVWICPWPNGHLQAVGTDDAGRRQYLYHELFRAQQEQAKHEHVREVARALPELRAKVAAHLAGRGLSRPRVTACAVRLLDLGFFRIGSDRHTRQSETYGLTTMLREHVTCRRDEIAFSFPAKGGTEIVRALVDEEAHTAVRALLRRRRGGDRLLVYWERGAWHDLHGADLNETMRRLSGTEITAKDFRTWHATVLAAVALAVGTGEARATPTARRRQVARAVREVSHYLGNTPAVCRASYIDARVLELFEEGRTVAPALTRLGEHGHFGPPATQGAVEAAVLELL